From Chthoniobacterales bacterium:
GACCGCGTGAGGCAGTTTTATTCCTGGGACCGTTGTTTCGCCCGGCTTTTTGCCGTCTACCGCGAGGTGGCTGGAGCCTGAAGGACGGCAAAAGCCCGACCGGATGCCGGCTCACGAACCGGTTTCCGCGGCGAGAGGCACCATCGCACTCTTGCGGAACCTCAGCGGCGGCATTCCGTAGGCCGCGCCGAAACTTTTGGTAAAATGGCTTTGGTCGTAAAAGCCGAACTCCGCGGCGATCTCGCCGACGGACTTCGCGGACGCCAGCAATTCGTGCCGCGCGTGCCGCAGACGGACCTGCTGGTGATAAGCCACAGGGGTCATGTGGAAAATCTTCTTGAACCTCCGTTCGAAGACGGCGGTGGACATTCCCTGGTTCGAGGCCAGCGCCCGCAAGTCGAATCGCTCGCGCGAAAGGCGTTCGATGTGGTTGATCGTCTTGGCAAACTCGCCCGCGTCCGCCGAACGGGCCGAGGTTTCCGAGAGATTCCGGCTGACACCGACGATGCCCAGAATGCGGCCGTCTGCGGACTTAATGGCAAACTTGTTGGTAATCATCAGGTCGCTCTTGAATTTGCCCCGCGGCATGGGCTCGATCTGATTCTCCAGCTTGACTCCGGTCTCCATGACCTTCCGGTCGTCATGGATATACAAATGGGCGCGCTTTTTATGGAAGAAATCCAGATCGGTTTTTCCCAAAAGATCCGACAAATCTTGGAGGCCGCAGAGTTTCAAAAAGGGCGGGTTCGCCGCCACGAATTTGCCGTTTGTATCTTTTGCAAAAAACCATACATCAGGTATATACGCAAACGCAGTGACGGCGATGGCAAGCATCGCATCCAACTCTGGATCCGCTTTTTTATCTAGTCTCTTCATCTGTGGAATTTATACAAAAAATAGATGATTAAATACAAGACATCCGAGGCTTGTGCTTTACTGTTTGCATCACTCGCTCCCAGCCGACACAACAACCACCGAGACCGGCTATGAATTCGGAATCCCGCAGCACCCTCTCCCCGGACTTCTCCAGCGACCTCGGCGCAACCCTCGGCGTCCTCCTCCTGCGGCTGTGGCTGTCGATGCGATGCATCGTGAGCGGCCTCGAGAAATACACCGGGACGAAAGTTTCCGACAGTCCGGTGATGATCGACGGCGCAGTCAACACCTACGGTCTCACGGAGGCCGCTTCGACCAAAGTCTACGGCTTCGCCTACTACCACGGAGTGCCCGCGGCCTTGATGGAAAAATTTTCCCGTGAGCCCCTCCTGCCCGGCCCCGCCCTGAAGCTTTATGACACCATCCTCGGCCCGGCGCTGATCGTCCTGGGTGCGGCGTTGCTCGTCGGTTTCGCCACGCGCAGCACGCTCTTCGCCATAGGCCTCCTCTACACCAGCCTGACTTTCGGCC
This genomic window contains:
- a CDS encoding AraC family transcriptional regulator yields the protein MKRLDKKADPELDAMLAIAVTAFAYIPDVWFFAKDTNGKFVAANPPFLKLCGLQDLSDLLGKTDLDFFHKKRAHLYIHDDRKVMETGVKLENQIEPMPRGKFKSDLMITNKFAIKSADGRILGIVGVSRNLSETSARSADAGEFAKTINHIERLSRERFDLRALASNQGMSTAVFERRFKKIFHMTPVAYHQQVRLRHARHELLASAKSVGEIAAEFGFYDQSHFTKSFGAAYGMPPLRFRKSAMVPLAAETGS
- a CDS encoding DoxX family membrane protein yields the protein MNSESRSTLSPDFSSDLGATLGVLLLRLWLSMRCIVSGLEKYTGTKVSDSPVMIDGAVNTYGLTEAASTKVYGFAYYHGVPAALMEKFSREPLLPGPALKLYDTILGPALIVLGAALLVGFATRSTLFAIGLLYTSLTFGLILINENSGVAWLAIHIALVALMLFYSKHNRFEITGRWRA